Proteins co-encoded in one Conger conger chromosome 4, fConCon1.1, whole genome shotgun sequence genomic window:
- the brinp3a.1 gene encoding BMP/retinoic acid-inducible neural-specific protein 3 → MSCRCIAFRLASLMFLWVWITLSLYCWVVATAASSSDAAGPFGWLLSDKGPFHRSEEFTEFAERYQQGFTTKYKIYREFGRWKVNSLVLERRNNNGFALPLDPEFMQNVRLLGRRPTLRMIMENIIRKYGTHFLLSATLGGEESLTIFVDKRKLSRRVDVGDSNSTGVTLETLHQLAASYFIDRESTLRKLHHLQIASTAIKVTETRTGPLGCSNYDNLDSVSSVLVHSPENKIYLQGLQVILPDYLKSRFMEAALNYIGCNFEGEFVCKDNDCWCQCSARFPHCNCPEVDVRAMEENLRNIREAWTQANREFEDSDEFQMFVRRLPTFYALNSSAIEYFWKMDPGVHQRYRQLEISTGLLLSKARRIVNKLFTLSKRCHKQPKIVVLRERSFGYWLNYILSILYCSENNHFGTYIEEMRSCSCPYEHPSCQAVVPCTVGEGPFCDSCFHENRTRCANCNAGYMLSQGTCRYEVPDSTDHYIGFETDLQDLELKYLLQKCDSRITVHAIFISNDMRLNSWFDPSWRKRMLLTLKSNKFKSNHVHMLLGISLQICLTKNSTLEPLLSVYINPFGGSHSESWIMPIDQNSYPDWERTKLDIPLDCYNWTLTLGNKWKTFFETVHFYLRSRIKTTLAQGNSTVYLEPLEFMDPSQNLGYMKINSMQVFGYSMHFDPEAIQDLILQLDYPYTQGSQDSALLQLVEIRDRVNRLSPPGPQPLDLFSCLLRHRLKLSPTEVVRILVALQAFSAKQPSTLEYETTKLCS, encoded by the exons ATGAGCTGTCGGTGTATTGCTTTTAGACTGGCGAGTCTAATGTTTCTATGGGTGTGGATAACACTAAGCCTTTACTGTTGGGTTGTAGCCACCGCAGCGAGTTCCAGTGATGCCGCTGGTCCATTCGGTTGGCTCCTTTCGGATAAAGGACCTTTTCATCGCTCCGAGGAATTCACAGAGTTCGCGGAGCGCTACCAGCAGGGTTTCACCACCAAGTATAAGATTTACAG AGAGTTTGGTCGTTGGAAGGTCAACAGTCTGGTGCTAGAGAGGCGGAACAACAATGGCTTTGCCCTGCCTCTTGATCCTGAATTCATGCAGAATGTCAGACTGTTGGGGAGGAGGCCTACCCTCAGAATGATCATGGAGAACATCATCAGAAAATATGGCACACACTTTCTGTTGTCTGCTACACTGGGAG gtgagGAATCCTTGACTATCTTTGTGGATAAGAGGAAGTTGAGTAGGAGAGTGGATGTTGGTGACTCAAACAGCACCGGAGTGACCCTGGAGACACTCCACCAGCTGGCGGCCTCCTACTTCATTGACAGAGAGAGCACGCTGCGCAAGCTGCACCACCTCCAGATAGCCTCCACTGCCATTAAG GTGACTGAAACAAGGACAGGTCCTCTTGGATGCAGTAACTATGACAACCTCGATTCAGTCAGTTCTGTTCTGGTTCACAGTCCTGAGAATAAGATTTATTTACAAG GATTACAGGTTATTTTACCAGACTACTTGAAGAGTCGCTTCATGGAGGCAGCCCTTAACTACATTGGTTGTAACTTTGAGGGCGAGTTTGTGTGCAAGGACAATGACTGCTGGTGCCAATGCAGTGCAAGATTCCCACATTGCAATTGCCCTGAGGTTGATGTCCGTGCCATGGAGGAGAATTTAAGAAATATTAGAGAAGCCTGGACACAAGCTAACCGGGAATTTGAAGATTCGG aTGAGTTCCAAATGTTTGTGAGACGACTACCAACATTCTATGCTTTGAACTCATCTGCCATTGAATACTTCTGGAAGATGGATCCTGGGGTCCATCAACGGTACAGACAGCTGGAGATCAGCACAGGTCTACTTCTTAGCAAAGCCCGGAGAATCGTTAACAAGCTTTTCACTCTCAGCAAGAGATGCCACAAACAGCCAAAAATAGTTGTGCTGAGGGAACG GTCTTTTGGCTACTGGCTGAATTATATCCTGTCCATCCTGTACTGCAGTGAGAATAATCACTTTGGAACCTATATAGAAGAGATGCGAAGCTGTTCTTGTCCCTACGAACACCCATCCTGTCAAGCAGTCGTCCCATGTACGGTTGGCGAGGGCCCATTCTGTGACTCTTGTTTCCATGAGAACAGAACACGGTGTGCTAACTGTAACGCAGGATACATGCTCAGCCAGGGAACATGCAGGTATGAGGTGCCCGATTCCACAGATCACTACATTGGCTTCGAGACAGATCTGCAAGACCTGGAGTTGAAATACCTGCTCCAGAAGTGTGATAGTCGTATCACAGTGCATGCCATCTTCATCAGCAATGACATGAGACTAAACAGTTGGTTTGATCCATCTTGGCGAAAAAGAATGTTGCTCACACTGAAGAGCAACAAGTTCAAGTCCAACCATGTACACATGCTCCTGGGCATATCCCTTCAGATATGTCTCACGAAAAACAGTACGTTGGAACCACTGCTATCAGTTTATATAAACCCTTTTGGTGGCAGCCACTCTGAAAGCTGGATCATGCCCATTGATCAAAATAGTTACCCTGATTGGGAAAGGACAAAGTTAGATATACCTCTTGACTGTTACAACTGGACCTTGACTTTGGGCAAcaaatggaaaacattttttgagacAGTGCACTTCTATCTGAGGAGCCGCATAAAGACGACGTTGGCCCAAGGAAACAGCACTGTCTATTTAGAACCACTAGAGTTCATGGACCCTTCCCAAAATTTGGGATACATGAAAATTAACAGTATGCAGGTATTTGGGTACAGTATGCACTTTGACCCGGAAGCAATTCAGGACCTGATTCTGCAGCTGGATTACCCATACACTCAGGGATCACAGGATTCTGCCCTTCTTCAGTTGGTAGAGATCCGTGACCGTGTCAATAGGCTGTCACCACCTGGTCCCCAACCACTAGACTTGTTCTCCTGCTTGCTTCGTCATCGGTTGAAGTTATCGCCCACAGAAGTAGTCAGAATACTTGTGGCTTTACAGGCTTTCAGTGCCAAGCAGCCAAGCACTTTGGAGTATGAAACAACCAAATTATGCAGTTAA